A genomic stretch from Vulpes lagopus strain Blue_001 chromosome 11, ASM1834538v1, whole genome shotgun sequence includes:
- the ACY3 gene encoding LOW QUALITY PROTEIN: N-acyl-aromatic-L-amino acid amidohydrolase (carboxylate-forming) (The sequence of the model RefSeq protein was modified relative to this genomic sequence to represent the inferred CDS: inserted 3 bases in 2 codons; deleted 2 bases in 1 codon; substituted 2 bases at 2 genomic stop codons): MGVRAAQGWGPPCFLRLRGVTQHRLLALGELKRLGFSTGPVLVNPVATXACLXYMGHDLRCTFTSTFLNARANPDDPYKVTRAXEPSQLLGPKASGRAINFALDPHTTAVSMGTCLITEAVHKVSAMHLCHYLLVALPPQRTNGRTPAQSFCTSCQGRRVTPKEVMGGLGPQDNWSPALELGPQPQGPLQADXMRTLVAEVLDFIELFNQVLGTSMAFPAFEMEANRTVGSVDFARTESGDLAGTAHPQLLGCLSSQAQDSQPLLPGMPIFQMFSDEDVLSEGESTVYPVFINEAAYYENGMAVIQIEKLPLCACPAVSLPRHTSSPSTRLELDKPSQQPRAVHSEWGLDKGPCIPPESGAPSAETRFLAPVEKRDLSDRLEGRTVLQNGAVLLIGPGHQEGLTILPAGRAPLGCSGSRPSSGNQRPGCPHGSPQGC, translated from the exons ATGGGTGTCAGAgctgcccagggctggggacccCCCTGCTTCCTGAGACTCAGAGGTGTGACCCAGCACAGGCTGCTAGCCCTGGGGGAGCTCAAGAGACTTGGCTTCTCCACCGGGCCTGTGCTGGTGAACCCGGTGGCCA CTGCCTGCCTCTGATACATGGGCCATGACCTCAGGTGTACCTTCACCAGCACCTTCCTCAA TGCCAGGGCCAACCCAGATGACCCATACAAGGTGACAAGGGCCTGAGAGCCGAGCCAGCTACTGGGTCCCAAGGCCTCAGGCAGGGCGATCAACTTTGCCCTTGATCCACACACCACTGCGGTCAGCATGGGCACCTGTCTCATCACAGAAGCTGTCCACAAGGTCTCTGCCATGCACCTGTGCCACTACCTTCTGGTGGCCCTACCCCCTCAGAGGACAAA CGGCAGGACTCCTGCTCAGTCTTTCTGTACCAGCTGCCAGGGGAGAAGAGTTACACCCAAGGAAGTAATGGGTGGGCTGGGACCTCAGGATAACTGG tccccagccctggagctggGACCCCAGCCTCAGGGCCCGCTGCAGGCAGA CATGAGGACCCTGGTCGCCGAAGTCCTGGACTTTATTGAGCTCTTCAATCAGG TCTTGGGCACAAGCATGGCCTTTCCTGCTTTTGAGATGGAAGCAAACAGAACCGTGGGCAGCGTGGATTTCGCA CGCACCGAGTCTGGGGACCTGGCAGGCACTGCGCATCCTCAGCTGCTGGGGTGT CTCTCTTCCCAGGCCCAAGACTCCCAGCCGCTGCTGCCCGGGATGCCCATCTTCCAGATGTTCAGTGATGAAGATGTGCTCTCTGAGGGGGAGTCCACTGTGTACCCCGTGTTCATCAATGAGGCCGCCTACTATGAGAACGGCATGGCTGTCATCCAGATTGAGAAGCTCCCACTCTGTGCCTGCCCTGCCG TTTCCCTGCCACGCCACACCAGCAGCCCCAG CACACGCCTGGAGCTGGACAAGCCCAGCCAGCAGCCTCGTGCAGTCCATTCTGAGTGGGGCTTGGACAAGGGGCCCTGCATACCCCCAGAATCGGGGGCCCCCTCCGCGGAGACCCGGTTCCTGGCTCCGGTGGAGAAGCGGGACCTGAGTGATCGCTTGGAGGGAAGGACGGTCTTGCAGAACGGAGCTGTGCTGCTGATTGGGCCGGGACACCAGGAGGGGCTGACCATCCTCCCAGCGGGCAGGGCCCCCTTGGGTTGCAGCGGCAGCCGGCCCTCCTCCGGGAACCAACGTCCAGGCTGTCCCCATGGCAG TCCTCAGGGCTGCTAA
- the TBX10 gene encoding T-box transcription factor TBX10: MRSQGHYGNTGLAVRKGFLEEDAPKYSLKELAWWHKGEAKRGPHFHPLSPAFLSAGLGVLASSEPYTLPMTSSSWEPRLDSPFSSDPSTGAQATVEPSKQGPKNPRVSSVTVQLEMKALWEEFNQLGTEMIVTKAGRRMFPTFQVKILGMDTLAEYALLMDFVPLDDKRYRYAFHSSAWLVAGKADPVTPGRVHFHPDSPAKGAQWMRQIVSFDKLKLTNNLLDDNGHIILNSMHRYQPRFHVVFVDPRKDSERYAQENFKSFIFTETQFTAVTAYQNHRITQLKIASNPFAKGFRETDSDSWTVSSRTLLSIPARSPSSLSSCLLTGPAEQEKDPNKAPASNSRTSARLHHQLLPPPEALLPPATYQPLNYHGLYPGAPSPLRIPKARPAPYPLPNIQADRDQEGLPLPARLGLLSPTAMHLGPVQDP, encoded by the exons ATGCGCAGTCAGGGGCACTATGGGAACACAGGCCTGGCAGTCaggaagggcttcctggaggaagatgCACCTAAGTACAGCCTGAAGGAGCTGGCTTGGTGGCATAAGGGTGAGGCCAAGAGGGGCCCACACTTtcaccctctctccccagcctTCCTGTCTGCTGGCCTCGGGGTACTCGCGTCCTCAGAGCCCTACACCCTGCCCATGACTAGCTCCAGCTGGGAGCCCCGGCTGGACTCCCCATTCTCGTCAGACCCTTCGACCGGGGCCCAAGCCACAGTTGAGCCCAGCAAGCAGGGCCCCAAGAACCCACGTGTGTCCAGCGTGACAGTTCAGCTGGAGATGAAGGCTCTTTGGGAGGAATTCAACCAGCTGGGCACAGAGATGATTGTCACCAAGGCAGGCAG GAGGATGTTTCCCACCTTCCAGGTGAAGATCCTGGGCATGGACACGCTGGCGGAGTACGCCCTACTCATGGACTTCGTGCCTCTGGATGACAAAAGATACAG GTACGCCTTTCACAGCTCAGCCTGGCTGGTGGCAGGCAAAGCAGACCCGGTCACGCCAGGTCGTGTGCACTTCCACCCGGACTCGCCGGCCAAGGGCGCGCAGTGGATGCGCCAGATTGTGTCCTTTGACAAACTCAAGCTGACCAACAACCTGCTGGACGACAATGGCCAC ATCATTCTCAACTCCATGCACCGCTACCAGCCCCGCTTCCACGTGGTCTTCGTGGACCCTCGCAAGGACAGCGAGCGCTACGCGCAGGAGAACTTCAAGTCTTTCATCTTCACGGAGACCCAGTTCACGGCCGTCACAGCCTATCAGAACCACCGG ATCACCCAGCTGAAGATCGCCAGCAACCCTTTTGCCAAGGGCTTCAGGGAGACCGACTCGGACTCCTG GACTGTATCTTCCCGAACCCTGCTCAGCATTCCAGCCCGGAGTCCCAGCAGCCTCAGCTCCTGCCTGCTGACAGGCCCCGCAGAGCAGGAGAAAG ACCCCAACAAAGCTCCGGCCTCTAACTCCAGGACATCTGCCCGGCTGCACCATCAGCTGCTGCCCCCCCCTGAGGCTCTGCTGCCTCCAGCCACCTACCAGCCCCTCAACTACCACGGCCTGTACCCTGGAGCCCCAAGTCCCCTCAGAATCCCTAAGGCGCGACCAGCACCATACCCCCTGCCCAATATCCAGGCCGACAGAGATCAGGAAGGCCTGCCCCTCCCAGctaggctggggctcctgtcccCCACTGCCATGCACTTGGGGCCTGTCCAGGACCCTTAG
- the NUDT8 gene encoding nucleoside diphosphate-linked moiety X motif 8 encodes MLPDYLSAEGERRCRRLLAGATARLRARPAAAAVLVPLCSVRGVPALLYTLRSSRLVGRHKGDVSFPGGKCDPTDQDVVHTALRETREELGLTVPEEHVWGVLQPVHDRQKATVVPVLAGVGPLDPQSLRPNPKEVDQVFALPLAHLLQEQNQGYTHFCHHGHFSYTLPVFLHGPHRVWGLTAVITEFTLQLLAPGAYQPCLATSKRLTG; translated from the exons ATGCTGCCCGACTACCTGTCCGCGGAGGGCGAGCGGCGCTGCCGGCGGCTGCTGGCGGGAGCCACGGCCCGGCTCCGCGCGCGCCCCGCGGCGGCCGCAGTGCTGGTGCCGCTGTGCTCGGTGCGCGGGGTCCCGGCGCTGCTCTACACGCTGCGGTCCAGCCGCCTGGTTGGGAGACACAAGGGTGACGTCAG TTTCCCAGGTGGCAAATGTGACCCCACTGACCAGGATGTGGTGCATACAGCTCTGAGGGAGACCCGCGAGGAGCTGGGCCTTACTGTGCCTGAAGAGCATGTGTGGGGCGTCCTGCAGCCTGTGCACGACAGG CAAAAGGCCACTGTGGTACCAGTGCTTGCTGGCGTGGGCCCACTGGATCCCCAGAGTCTCAGGCCCAACCCCAAAGAG GTGGACCAGGTATTTGCACTACCTCTGGCCCACCTGCTACAGGAGCAGAACCAAGGGTACACCCACTTCTGCCACCATGGCCACTTCAGCTACACACTGCCTGTTTTCCTGCATGGGCCACACCGTGTCTGGGGGCTCACGGCTGTCATCACTGAGTTCACCCTGCAGCTGCTGGCACCTGGCGCCTACCAGCCCTGTCTGGCCACCTCCAAGCGGCTCACAGGCTAA
- the LOC121471865 gene encoding double C2-like domain-containing protein gamma isoform X2, translating to MAGMVAVSRGRPPRVSMQEHMAIDLQPDPEPEGDSDDSTALGTLEFTLLFDVDNSALHCTAHRAKGLKPPASGSVDTYVKANLLPGTSKASQLRTRTVRGTRGPVWEETLTYHGFTCQDAGRKTLRLCVCEDPRLRRRRRAPPLGELRVPLRKLVPNRARSFDVCLEKRKLTKRPKSLDTARGMSLYEEDEVEAAGEERGRILLSLCYSSQQGGLLVGVLRCAHLAPMDANGYSDPFVRLFLHPNVGKRSKYKTSVRKKTLNPEFNEEFFYAGPREELAQKTLLVSVWDYDLGTADDFIGGVQLSSQAGGECQQHWCECLGRSDCRLELWHPLDGAPLQLSD from the exons ATGGCAGGCATGGTGGCAGTGAGCCGGGGGCGGCCACCACGGGTCAGCATGCAGGAGCACATGGCCATTGAT CTGCAGCCTGACCCAGAGCCGGAAGGAGATTCAGACGACAGca CTGCCCTGGGCACCCTCGAGTTCACGCTTCTTTTTGATGTGGACAACAGCGCCCTGCACTGCACGGCTCACCGTGCCAAG gGGCTCAAGCCACCGGCCTCAGGCTCTGTGGACACCTATGTCAAAGCCAATCTGCTGCCAGGGACCAGCAAG GCCAGCCAGCTTCGGACCCGCACAGTTCGGGGCACAAGGGGCCCTGTCTGGGAGGAGACACTCACCTATCATGGCTTTACCTGCCAGGATGCTGGGCGGAAGACTCTGCG gctgtgtgtgtgtgaggaccCACGGCTGCGGCGACGGCGGCGGGCGCCTCCCCTGGGGGAGCTGCGGGTACCCCTGAGGAAGCTGGTGCCCAACCGAGCCAGGAGCTTTGATGTGTGTCTGGAGAAGCGGAAGCTG ACCAAGAGGCCCAAGAGCCTGGACACAGCCCGTGGCATGTCTCTGTATGAGGAG GATGAGGTGGAGGCGGCAGGGGAGGAGCGGGGGCGCATCCTGCTATCACTGTGCTACAGCTCTCAGCAGGGCGGCTTGCTGGTAGGTGTGCTGCGTTGCGCCCACCTTGCCCCCATGGATGCCAATGGCTATTCGGACCCCTTTGTTCGCCT TTTCCTGCATCCAAATGTGGGGAAGAGATCTAAATACAAGACCAGTGTTCGGAAGAAGACCCTGAACCCTGAGTTCAATGAG GAATTCTTCTATGCAGGCCCAAGGGAGGAGCTGGCCCAGAAGACACTGCTGGTGTCTGTATGGGACTATGACCTGGGTACAGCTGACGACTtcattg GTGGGGTCCAGCTGAGTAGCCAGGCCGGTGGGGAATGTCAGCAGCACTGGTGTGAATGCCTGGGCCGCAGTGACTGCCGACTGGAGCTGTGGCACCCGCTGGACGGTGCGCCCCTCCAGCTCAGCGACTAG
- the LOC121471865 gene encoding double C2-like domain-containing protein gamma isoform X1 has product MAGMVAVSRGRPPRVSMQEHMAIDVSPGPIRPIHLISDYFPHFYPFTKHSLPTLDPHPAVTPAIHSSPQLQPDPEPEGDSDDSTALGTLEFTLLFDVDNSALHCTAHRAKGLKPPASGSVDTYVKANLLPGTSKASQLRTRTVRGTRGPVWEETLTYHGFTCQDAGRKTLRLCVCEDPRLRRRRRAPPLGELRVPLRKLVPNRARSFDVCLEKRKLTKRPKSLDTARGMSLYEEDEVEAAGEERGRILLSLCYSSQQGGLLVGVLRCAHLAPMDANGYSDPFVRLFLHPNVGKRSKYKTSVRKKTLNPEFNEEFFYAGPREELAQKTLLVSVWDYDLGTADDFIGGVQLSSQAGGECQQHWCECLGRSDCRLELWHPLDGAPLQLSD; this is encoded by the exons ATGGCAGGCATGGTGGCAGTGAGCCGGGGGCGGCCACCACGGGTCAGCATGCAGGAGCACATGGCCATTGATGTGAGCCCCGGCCCTATCCGGCCCATCCACCTCATTTCCGACTATTTCCCACATTTCTACCCCTTTACTAAGCACAGCCTGCCCACCCTAGACCCACACCCTGCAGTGACCCCTGCCATACACTCTTCACCCCAGCTGCAGCCTGACCCAGAGCCGGAAGGAGATTCAGACGACAGca CTGCCCTGGGCACCCTCGAGTTCACGCTTCTTTTTGATGTGGACAACAGCGCCCTGCACTGCACGGCTCACCGTGCCAAG gGGCTCAAGCCACCGGCCTCAGGCTCTGTGGACACCTATGTCAAAGCCAATCTGCTGCCAGGGACCAGCAAG GCCAGCCAGCTTCGGACCCGCACAGTTCGGGGCACAAGGGGCCCTGTCTGGGAGGAGACACTCACCTATCATGGCTTTACCTGCCAGGATGCTGGGCGGAAGACTCTGCG gctgtgtgtgtgtgaggaccCACGGCTGCGGCGACGGCGGCGGGCGCCTCCCCTGGGGGAGCTGCGGGTACCCCTGAGGAAGCTGGTGCCCAACCGAGCCAGGAGCTTTGATGTGTGTCTGGAGAAGCGGAAGCTG ACCAAGAGGCCCAAGAGCCTGGACACAGCCCGTGGCATGTCTCTGTATGAGGAG GATGAGGTGGAGGCGGCAGGGGAGGAGCGGGGGCGCATCCTGCTATCACTGTGCTACAGCTCTCAGCAGGGCGGCTTGCTGGTAGGTGTGCTGCGTTGCGCCCACCTTGCCCCCATGGATGCCAATGGCTATTCGGACCCCTTTGTTCGCCT TTTCCTGCATCCAAATGTGGGGAAGAGATCTAAATACAAGACCAGTGTTCGGAAGAAGACCCTGAACCCTGAGTTCAATGAG GAATTCTTCTATGCAGGCCCAAGGGAGGAGCTGGCCCAGAAGACACTGCTGGTGTCTGTATGGGACTATGACCTGGGTACAGCTGACGACTtcattg GTGGGGTCCAGCTGAGTAGCCAGGCCGGTGGGGAATGTCAGCAGCACTGGTGTGAATGCCTGGGCCGCAGTGACTGCCGACTGGAGCTGTGGCACCCGCTGGACGGTGCGCCCCTCCAGCTCAGCGACTAG
- the NDUFV1 gene encoding NADH dehydrogenase [ubiquinone] flavoprotein 1, mitochondrial: MLGARRLLSKSLPARVSVRFSGDTTAPKKTSFGSLKDEDRIFTNLYGRHDWRLKGAQSRGDWYKTKEILLKGPDWILGEVKTSGLRGRGGAGFPTGLKWSFMNKPSDGRPKYLVVNADEGEPGTCKDREIMRHDPHKLVEGCLVGGRAMGARAAYIYIRGEFYNEASNLQVAIREAYEAGLIGKNACGSGYDFDVFVVRGAGAYICGEETALIESIEGKQGKPRLKPPFPADVGVFGCPTTVANVETVAVSPTICRRGGAWFASFGRERNSGTKLFNISGHVNHPCTVEEEMSVPLKELIEKHAGGVTGGWDNLLAVIPGGSSTPLIPKSVCETVLMDFDALVQAQTGLGTAAVIVMDRSTDIVKAIARLIEFYKHESCGQCTPCREGVDWMNKVMARFVRGDARPAEIDSLWEISKQIEGHTICALGDGAAWPVQGLIRHFRPELEERMQRFAQQHQARQATS; encoded by the exons ATGCTGGGGGCACGGCGGCTGCTCAGCAAGTCGCTCCCCGCTCGGGTGTCTGTGCGTTTCAGCGGCGACACG ACAGCACCCAAGAAAACCTCATTTGGCTCGCTGAAGGATGAAGACCGGATCTTCACCAACCTGTATGGCCGCCATGACTGGAG GCTGAAAGGTGCCCAGAGTCGGGGTGACTGGTACAAGACAAAGGAGATCTTGCTGAAGGGCCCTGACTGGATCCTGGGTGAGGTCAAGACATCCGGCTTGCGGGGCCGTGGTGGTGCTGGCTTTCCCACTGGCCTGAAGTGGAGCTTCATGAATAAGCCTTCAGATGGCAG GCCCAAGTATCTAGTCGTGAATGCAGACGAGGGTGAGCCGGGCACCTGCAAGGACCGGGAGATCATGCGCCACGATCCCCACAAGCTAGTGGAAGGCTGCCTAGTTGGGGGCCGGGCCATGGGCGCCCGTGCTGCCTACATCTACATCCGAGGGGAATTCTACAATGAGGCTTCCAATCTGCAG GTGGCCATTCGAGAGGCCTACGAGGCTGGTCTGATCGGCAAGAATGCCTGTGGCTCTGGCTATGATTTTGATGTGTTTGTTGTGCGTGGGGCCGGGGCCTACATCTGTGGGGAGGAGACAGCACTCATCGAGTCCATTGAGGGCAAGCAGGGCAAGCCCCGCCTGAAGCCGCCATTCCCTGCCGACGTGG GAGTGTTTGGCTGTCCCACAACCGTGGCCAACGTGGAGACAGTGGCTGTGTCCCCCACCATCTGCCGCCGTGGGGGTGCTTGGTTTGCCAGCTTTGGTCGTGAACGTAACTCTGGCACCAAACTGTTCAATATCTCTGGCCATGTCAACCACCCTTGCACCGTGGAGGAGGAGATGTCTGTACCCCTGAAGGAACTGATTGAAAAACATGCTG GGGGTGTCACAGGTGGCTGGGACAATCTCCTTGCTGTGATCCCCGGCGGCTCATCCACACCACTGATCCCCAAGTCGGTGTGTGAGACAGTGCTGATGGATTTTGATGCGCTGGTACAAGCACAGACAGGCCTGGGCACAGCTGCTGTGATTGTCATGGATCGCTCG ACAGATATTGTGAAAGCCATTGCCCGCCTTATTGAGTTCTACAAGCATGAGAGCTGTGGCCAGTGTACTCCATGCCGCGAGG GTGTGGACTGGATGAACAAGGTGATGGCCCGCTTTGTGAGGGGGGATGCCCGGCCAGCCGAGATCGACTCCCTTTGGGAGATCAGCAAACAGATAGAGGGCCATACCATTTGTGCCCTGGGCGATGGAGCCGCCTGGCCTGTGCAG GGCCTGATCCGCCATTTTCGGCCAGAGCTTGAGGAACGAATGCAGAGGTTTGCCCAGCAGCACCAGGCCAGGCAAGCTACCTCCTGA